AGCTACAGTGACAGAGTCTGTGCAGCATCCGGATGACTTAGACCTGGAGTCAGCTACGCAGCCCGAACCCGGCCGGCTTAAAGACTTGGGGTCAGAGTCACCGTCCTGGGGTCAGCATCAGGAGAGTTCACTGTGCCCCGAGGTGCACTCCGTGCTTGATGTAGAAAGTCAGCTCGGCATGGAGGATCCGTCTCACAGCTCTAAGATGCTCACCCAGCATGGAAACTTACCAGTTTTGGAAGCCGTTGATGTAGCCATCTCTCAGGAAGTCACCCTTCCTTCTGTGGAGTCTTCTCATTCCCTTACTGTACACCTCGATAAAGGGAGACTCCAGGCCACGGCCTCAAGGAAATCGAAGAAAATTGTCTTCCAGCCTGGGCAGGTTACCAGAGAAGACCCAGGAGATCATCCTGTCATTGAGGAACCTACTTTATTAGGAGAGCCTGGCGAAGTCAAGGCAGAAGGAGGTAAGGGTGAGAGGTCTCAGTTGCTTTTTCCTTGCCCGTTTAGATTGAGTCACTCTGAAGTTCTAAATTCCAAAGTGCTCCACCGTTTACTCTTGGAGCACAACCATGATGCTTTAAGTGGAAAATCCCACACCTGACCTCACGTGAGGGGCCGTGTCAGAATTCTGGCCTCCTTCAAATATAGTGTAAGACTGTGTTCAGATGACAGAAAGGCTATGTATGAGTTGCATGTTTAAGCTTGGGTCCCATCTCTAGGATGTCTCGTGAATGTTCGTCTTCGTATTGGACCCAGGCTTTTCAGATAAGGGACAGCTCTGTAACCTGTGCTACTTcgttgttccttttccttttcttgagacagggattctctacacagcccggctgtcctggaactcactgtggagaccaggctggaccctatctcacagagacccgcctgcctctgcctcccagttgctggggtTAAATGTGTGCACTGCCACCCCTGGcttgtctctgctctctgtggcGCCTTTACAAAGAGATGTTTGTGGAGGGGATTGCTGTGGTGTGGTCTTGCCACTAGGGCTGTTTGGGTCATTTAGCACGAGTCGTGACCCATTGGACTGGGTCGAGATGGTCTTTTCCTCTCCAATTCTCTGTATTCTCTTCTAGCTACCCCTCCCCATTTCCAAATTTgatgtttttgcttgtttctcttgAATGGGTacatatgtaccatgtgcatgcatggtgaccgtggaggccagaggaggttaCCAGAGCCTTTGGAACTGAcattagggatggttgtgagctgccaagtgcatgctgggcatcaaacctgggttctctgcaagaactaCAAGTGGTCTTTatttctgagccatctgtctttcctcccccctccccccttttttaatgatttatttattaatcgtGTATACAGCCTCTGCCTGCATGGATCCTTGctggccaaaagagggcaccatatctcattatagaatgttgtgagccaccatgtggttggtgggcattgaactcaggacctctggaagagcagtcagtgctcttaacctctggacCATCTGTCGGCTCtcactccccttttctctctgaagctttATTCTGCATAGCTGTGACTACTCTGTTAATTGTGGAGGAGGGCAGCGGCTTAAAGGAAGGTCATGTTTTGGACATTGAGCCAGGCTTTCCAGAGATGGAGAACCCTTTGAACTGAAGGGCCTGAAGGCTGTGGTCTGGCAGAGTGCTGGCATGGAGGCGGGCAGGCAAAGTGTATCTATAGATACACAAACAGAGAAGGATGGCAACAAGGTATCTCGGAAGCATTAGGAAGAGGTTACTCCAAGTGGCAGGTGAGGTTTCAGTTGTAAAGAGCATTAATTTTCATACTTGGGCTTTGTATTATTTCCAGTAAGTAGCCCTTGTAATAAATATAGGTAAGCAAAGTTAACACCGTCTCTTACTTTGTTTGCAGTGGCAGAGTTTGGTTTAAGGAGTCATTAAAAAGCAATATGACAAGTGAGAGTAAAAAAGTTTCAAatagttgccgggcggtggtggcgcacgcctttaatcccagcactcgggaggcagaggcaggcggatctctgtgagttcgagaccagcctggtctacaagagctagttccaggacaggctccaaagctacagagaaaccctgtctcgaaaaaaccaaaaaaaaaaaaaaaa
The genomic region above belongs to Arvicola amphibius chromosome 14, mArvAmp1.2, whole genome shotgun sequence and contains:
- the LOC119800903 gene encoding GON-4-like protein → MVPCNRRRATVTESVQHPDDLDLESATQPEPGRLKDLGSESPSWGQHQESSLCPEVHSVLDVESQLGMEDPSHSSKMLTQHGNLPVLEAVDVAISQEVTLPSVESSHSLTVHLDKGRLQATASRKSKKIVFQPGQVTREDPGDHPVIEEPTLLGEPGEVKAEGGQHFVSRRSKITFCAPSD